The region CATCGACGTGCTGGCCCAGTCCTGGCGGCACGTGCGCGAGGGCGCGCCGGCGCGATACCTCGAGACGCTGGACGCGGTGGTCTGACCGCGGATCTCATCGAGAGAACACGAGGCAGTCGATCGCATCGTCGGCAGACCAGAAGTCGCCGAGGTCGCGGAACCCCCGCGTCGGGGCGTGGAATCGCCTCGCGCGGAAGCGCGTCTCGCCGTCACTGGTGAGCGTCTGGATGTGGCCGATCACGCGACCGACCCCGTCGACGACGCGCCACAGGCCGGTGGCGGCTGCAGCGAGCCGGACGGCGTGCGGCCGGGCGAACGTGGGCGGCGGCGTGGGCGTGGCGAGAGCTGATGCGGACATGACTCCTCCTTCGCGTTCGAACATACATTCGACCTCGGACATCCCATCTCGTCCTCCCCAACCCGCCTGCGGCGAGCGCTCTCCCCAGTGCGCCCTGCGCGCCGGTCACGCACCGTCGGGCCGATGGATCCTGGATCCGCGTCGGTGCCCGCCGGGCACGCAGGCACCGACGCGGCCGAGGAGGGTCCTCGACCACAGCGAAGGAGGATCGCGCATGAGCGACATGATCACCATCACGGGCAACGTCGCGACGGAGCCCGAACAGAAGCGACTGCCGAACGGCGTCGCGCTCACGACTTTCCGGCTGGCGAGCGGTCGCCGTCGGCTGGATCGTGAGACCGGCGCGTGGGTGGACAGCGGGACGAACTGGTACCGGGTCTCGGTTTTCCGTCGGCTCGGAGATCACGCGTTCGCATCTCTGCGCAAGGGCGAGCGTGTGCTGGTGCTCGGCCGACTCAAGGTCCGCGAATGGGACAACGGGGTCAAGAGCGGCACCGACGTCGAGATCGAAGCCGATGCGCTCGGCCACGATCTGCTCTTCGGCACCTCGTCGTTCAGCAAGACCGCGAACGCCGGCTCGTCCGGCGAACGCGGCGAATCCGAGTGGGCCGCACCCGGCGTGGAGGCGGCGCAGGGCATCGACGATGACCCCGCTTCGTGGTCGGTGGCGGCGCTCGGGGCTGCGGCCGCCGACGATGGCATCGCCGACGGCGACGACGGGGAGGCGGACGCCGATTCCCCGACCGGACGCGACTCCGTCATGGCATCCTCCGGCTCGATCGGATCGGTCCTTCAGGACACGCCGTTCTGATCCGGCGCACGTCGGCCGCGCCTCGGCCGCGTCATAGACTCGTCGCGTGATCCGACAACCCGCGCATATGGCCGGGGCGCCACGGCGCGCGGCTGGCGTGTTCGCCGCGGGACTCCTGGCGACGGCAATCGGCCTGACGGGGTGCACGGGCACCGCGCCCGGTGGTGGCACGCCGACCCCGGCGCAGTCGTCCACCGGCGGGGGCGCGAGCGCCAGCGCGTCGCCCGTTCCATCGGAAGACGCCGGACCGCTGCTCGTTCCCGACGGGTCCGCGATCGACAACCTGCCGCTGTTCGCGTCGGTCACCGACACGGTGTGGGCGTCCGGCGACCGAGCCGCCGGCCGCGCGTACGTCGACGCCCTCGCCGCAGCCGGCTTCGACAAAGCGGCCATGCAGGTGACGCAGGATGTGTCGACGGTGGGCAACGCCGCCGAGAGCATCCAGTTCTCGGTGCTGTGGGGCGACGACTGCCTCGTGGGCCAGGTCGGGCCTGCGACAGGCGACCCGGTGGCCGTCGTCGTCACGGCGACGCTCGAGGGCACGTGCCTCGTCGGCGAGACGCGCCCCATCGACTGGTGATCCGCGGCGCGGATCCGCGGCCGCCGGGCAGTGGCGCTGCGGGTAGGCTGAGACGCTGACGTCGTCACGCAGAGGAGAGCTTTCGAACAATGGCTGAGTACATCTACTCGATGGTCCGGGCCCGCAAGGCCGTCGGAGAGAAGCTGATCCTCGACGATGTGACGATGGCGTTCCTCCCCGGGGCGAAGATCGGCATGGTCGGCCCGAACGGCGCCGGAAAGTCCACGATCCTCAAGATCATGGCCGGCCTCGACACGCCCTCGAACGGCGAGGCGAAGCTGAGCCCCGGGTTCACCGTCGGCATCTTGATGCAGGAGCCCGTCCTCGACGAGACGAAGACCGTGCTGGAGAACATCCAGGAC is a window of Microbacterium terrae DNA encoding:
- a CDS encoding DUF6993 domain-containing protein → MIRQPAHMAGAPRRAAGVFAAGLLATAIGLTGCTGTAPGGGTPTPAQSSTGGGASASASPVPSEDAGPLLVPDGSAIDNLPLFASVTDTVWASGDRAAGRAYVDALAAAGFDKAAMQVTQDVSTVGNAAESIQFSVLWGDDCLVGQVGPATGDPVAVVVTATLEGTCLVGETRPIDW
- a CDS encoding single-stranded DNA-binding protein, with the protein product MSDMITITGNVATEPEQKRLPNGVALTTFRLASGRRRLDRETGAWVDSGTNWYRVSVFRRLGDHAFASLRKGERVLVLGRLKVREWDNGVKSGTDVEIEADALGHDLLFGTSSFSKTANAGSSGERGESEWAAPGVEAAQGIDDDPASWSVAALGAAAADDGIADGDDGEADADSPTGRDSVMASSGSIGSVLQDTPF